From Vogesella sp. XCS3, the proteins below share one genomic window:
- a CDS encoding DNA internalization-related competence protein ComEC/Rec2 has translation MYKLAFLCAGIVLCALLPALPPWFLLPALWLMLWPLWWRSRRTWLCALLWFSLGLSYACWRAELRLAQRLDPALAGSVLHVQGVVRGLADPGEFGMRFRFEVQQAGVALPPVLLLNDYRQRPWPAGSRWELSVRLRQPHGAANVAGFDAERWYWSEGILATGTVGKARYLRPAAGRDAQAWLDALRERIAVRLAGQGEPRDGALLAALAVGAQQGIARAQWDVLSATGLTHIVSVSGLHITLVASLVAGAASLLRRRWPRVPAMLSWWAGAAAALLYALLAGFSVPTQRTVWMLLTVCVALALHRGLSALQVWLAALAVVLLLDPFAVLAAGFWLSFGLVGALIAGEVGLRQRPAAWRSALWAQWRATLASFVPLLWLFGSFPWLSPLANALAIPLVSFVLTPLVLLAAALPFDSLAWLAGKVAHVFWWGADWLAQWPPYRRPLLPWQLWLAGVLGSLVWLLPLGRAWRSWGVLLLLPMLLYRTPRPPAGELWAEVIDVGQGLAVLLHTAQHDVLFDTGAGVAGRVLLPVLRARGVVRLDALLLSHHDTDHDGAANTLLQQLPVRRLLRGQPASAAGWRGQPCQAGQSWVWDGIRFDVLWPTPVSQGEDNALSCVLRVATPTQALMLTGDATLAVENTLVRQYGSALRSQVLVLGHHGSRTSSGADWLAVLQPQHAIVSAGYQNRYRHPHAEVLSRLHTSGITVWRTDTQGAVQLKLGPQLQLVTVRQGWQPYWAAR, from the coding sequence ATGTACAAGCTTGCCTTCCTGTGTGCCGGTATCGTGCTGTGCGCGCTACTGCCTGCGCTGCCGCCCTGGTTTTTGTTGCCGGCGCTGTGGCTGATGCTGTGGCCGTTGTGGTGGCGCAGCCGCCGTACCTGGCTATGTGCCTTGCTGTGGTTCAGCCTGGGGCTGAGCTACGCCTGCTGGCGTGCCGAGCTGCGCCTGGCGCAGCGGCTAGACCCGGCGCTGGCGGGCAGTGTGTTGCATGTGCAGGGGGTGGTGCGCGGCCTGGCGGATCCTGGCGAGTTTGGCATGCGATTTCGCTTTGAGGTGCAGCAGGCCGGGGTAGCGTTGCCACCGGTATTGCTGTTGAACGATTACCGCCAGCGGCCGTGGCCGGCCGGTAGCCGCTGGGAACTGTCGGTAAGGTTGCGGCAGCCGCACGGTGCGGCCAACGTGGCGGGTTTTGACGCTGAACGCTGGTACTGGAGCGAGGGGATACTGGCCACCGGCACCGTGGGCAAGGCGCGCTATCTCCGGCCTGCTGCCGGGCGGGATGCACAGGCATGGCTGGACGCGCTGCGCGAACGTATTGCCGTGCGCCTGGCAGGGCAAGGCGAGCCGCGCGATGGCGCCCTGTTGGCCGCGCTGGCGGTGGGGGCGCAGCAGGGCATAGCGCGTGCGCAGTGGGACGTGCTATCGGCTACCGGCTTGACGCATATTGTCAGCGTGTCGGGCTTGCACATTACGCTGGTGGCTTCGCTGGTGGCCGGGGCTGCCAGCTTGCTGCGGCGGCGTTGGCCGCGCGTGCCGGCCATGCTGTCATGGTGGGCGGGGGCTGCGGCCGCCCTGCTGTATGCGCTGCTGGCAGGCTTTTCGGTGCCGACCCAGCGTACGGTATGGATGCTGCTGACCGTGTGCGTGGCGCTGGCACTGCACCGTGGCTTGTCGGCATTGCAGGTATGGCTGGCGGCGCTGGCGGTAGTTTTGCTGCTGGATCCGTTTGCAGTGCTGGCGGCCGGCTTCTGGCTATCGTTTGGCTTGGTGGGGGCGCTGATTGCCGGCGAGGTGGGGCTGCGGCAGCGCCCAGCTGCCTGGCGCTCGGCGCTGTGGGCGCAGTGGCGTGCCACGCTGGCCTCGTTTGTGCCGCTGCTGTGGCTATTTGGCAGCTTCCCCTGGCTGTCGCCGCTAGCAAATGCCCTGGCTATTCCGCTGGTGTCTTTCGTGTTGACCCCGCTGGTATTGTTGGCCGCAGCCTTGCCATTTGACAGCCTGGCCTGGCTGGCCGGCAAAGTCGCGCATGTTTTCTGGTGGGGGGCGGACTGGCTGGCGCAGTGGCCGCCTTACCGCCGGCCGCTACTACCGTGGCAGCTATGGCTAGCCGGCGTGCTGGGTAGTCTGGTATGGCTGCTGCCCCTGGGCCGTGCCTGGCGTAGCTGGGGTGTGTTACTGCTATTGCCCATGCTGCTATACCGAACACCGCGCCCGCCTGCAGGCGAGCTATGGGCCGAGGTAATCGACGTGGGTCAGGGGCTCGCCGTGCTGCTGCATACCGCGCAGCACGATGTGCTGTTTGATACCGGTGCGGGGGTGGCCGGACGTGTGCTACTGCCGGTATTGCGCGCGCGCGGTGTCGTGCGGCTGGATGCCTTGCTGCTGTCGCATCACGATACCGATCATGACGGCGCGGCCAATACCTTGTTGCAACAGCTGCCGGTGCGCCGGTTGCTTCGCGGACAGCCCGCTAGTGCGGCCGGGTGGCGCGGCCAACCTTGCCAGGCCGGGCAAAGCTGGGTGTGGGACGGTATCCGCTTTGATGTGCTGTGGCCTACGCCGGTTAGCCAGGGCGAGGACAATGCCCTGAGCTGTGTACTGCGGGTGGCTACGCCTACGCAGGCGCTGATGCTGACCGGCGACGCTACCTTGGCGGTAGAAAACACCCTGGTGCGGCAGTACGGTAGCGCACTGCGTAGCCAGGTGCTGGTGTTGGGCCATCATGGCAGCCGTACATCCAGCGGTGCCGACTGGCTGGCGGTGCTGCAGCCACAGCACGCTATTGTGAGTGCCGGTTACCAGAACCGTTACCGTCACCCGCACGCCGAGGTGCTGTCCCGCTTGCACACGTCTGGCATAACGGTGTGGCGTACCGACACCCAGGGCGCGGTGCAGCTGAAACTGGGGCCGCAGTTACAGCTGGTCACCGTGCGCCAGGGGTGGCAGCCTTACTGGGCCGCCAGGTAG
- a CDS encoding class I SAM-dependent methyltransferase — protein sequence MHATPLYCAESTRRDSAESLAARFALPLVKQRPDSGYWLELGPQRLELVTTGKHGAVYAEFVEGAAKHRREQGGGRGQPVAKAVGLKGAKDLPRIVDATAGLGGDSFVLATLGCEVTMLERSPVAAALLFDALERASVHPDTMDIAARMTLIHANAINWLAAQAELPWAQRPEVVFVDPMFPDTDKKSAAAKKGMQAFQHVIGDDMDSAALLAAAIDAATGRVVVKRPQRGVPIEGVKPSVVLDGKSTRFDLYVIKALRPQDFVGRD from the coding sequence ATGCACGCCACGCCCCTGTACTGCGCCGAAAGCACCCGCCGCGACTCCGCCGAAAGCCTGGCCGCACGCTTTGCCCTGCCGCTGGTCAAACAGCGCCCGGACAGTGGCTACTGGCTGGAGCTGGGCCCGCAGCGGCTGGAGCTGGTCACCACCGGCAAGCACGGTGCGGTGTACGCCGAGTTTGTAGAAGGCGCCGCCAAGCACCGCCGCGAACAGGGTGGCGGCCGCGGCCAACCCGTGGCCAAGGCAGTGGGGCTGAAAGGCGCCAAAGACCTGCCGCGCATCGTGGATGCCACCGCTGGCCTGGGCGGCGACAGCTTTGTGCTGGCCACACTGGGCTGCGAGGTCACCATGCTGGAACGCTCGCCGGTGGCCGCCGCGCTGCTGTTCGACGCACTGGAGCGCGCCAGCGTGCACCCGGACACCATGGACATCGCCGCGCGCATGACGCTGATCCACGCCAACGCCATCAACTGGCTGGCCGCGCAGGCCGAATTACCGTGGGCGCAACGCCCCGAGGTGGTATTTGTCGACCCGATGTTCCCCGACACCGACAAGAAAAGCGCTGCCGCCAAGAAAGGCATGCAGGCTTTCCAGCACGTCATCGGCGACGACATGGACAGCGCCGCGCTGTTGGCAGCTGCGATCGATGCCGCCACCGGCCGTGTGGTGGTGAAGCGCCCGCAGCGCGGCGTGCCCATCGAGGGCGTCAAGCCATCGGTAGTGCTGGACGGCAAGTCCACCCGCTTCGACCTGTACGTGATCAAGGCGCTGCGGCCGCAGGACTTTGTTGGCCGCGACTAG
- the recQ gene encoding DNA helicase RecQ, which produces MQDALNLLQNTFGYPAFRGMQADIIEHVSQGGHALVLMPTGGGKSLCFQIPALLRPGVAVVVSPLIALMQDQVAALREAGVKAACLNSATSQDDARDIAYAARYGDLDLLYVAPERLLSPRFLDFLASLPQISLFAIDEAHCVSQWGHDFRPEYQQLGVLFQRWPQVPRIALTATADAETRADMLHYLQLQDARQFVTSFDRPNLFYQVVEKDSAKKQLLAFIENDYPGASGIVYCLSRKRVDDTAQWLCENGIRALPYHAGMSHAEREANQRAFLRDDGLVMVATIAFGMGIDKPDVRFVAHIDLPKSPENFYQESGRAGRDGLPSTSWLCYGLNDMVQLTQMIESGESPEQQKQVELNKLDAMLGYCETASCRRQQILAYFGEASQPCGQCDNCQRPPTTFDATVQVQKLLSCIYRVGQRFAASHVIDVLLGRPNASVTHFGHDKLSTFGIGRELNQKGWRSIIRQLVARKLLVVDIVRGQSLLLTEACRPLLKGQESIALRPLADDKKRQSVHAERWLRTEREERLWQALRRWRKTMADEHNVPAYAVFSDKSLQELVLQKPQSLVALRKIYGLGELKVARYGQPLLEILQGALAD; this is translated from the coding sequence ATGCAGGACGCACTTAATCTACTCCAGAACACCTTTGGCTACCCCGCCTTCCGTGGCATGCAAGCCGATATTATCGAGCACGTGTCGCAGGGCGGGCATGCGCTGGTTCTCATGCCTACCGGTGGCGGCAAAAGCCTGTGTTTCCAGATTCCTGCCCTGTTGCGACCCGGTGTGGCCGTGGTGGTGTCCCCGCTGATTGCGCTGATGCAAGACCAGGTTGCCGCCCTGCGCGAAGCGGGGGTGAAAGCTGCTTGCCTGAATTCGGCCACCAGCCAGGACGATGCGCGAGATATTGCCTACGCGGCACGCTATGGCGACCTGGACTTACTGTACGTGGCGCCAGAGCGCCTGCTCAGCCCGCGCTTTCTCGACTTTCTGGCCAGCCTGCCGCAAATCAGCCTGTTTGCCATAGACGAGGCGCATTGCGTCAGCCAGTGGGGGCACGACTTCCGTCCCGAATACCAGCAGCTGGGCGTACTGTTTCAACGTTGGCCGCAGGTGCCGCGCATTGCGCTTACCGCCACCGCCGATGCAGAAACCCGAGCCGACATGCTGCACTACCTGCAGCTACAGGATGCGCGCCAGTTTGTCACCAGCTTCGATCGGCCCAATCTGTTTTATCAGGTAGTCGAAAAAGACAGCGCCAAGAAGCAGCTGTTGGCTTTTATCGAGAACGACTACCCCGGCGCCTCCGGCATCGTGTACTGCCTGTCGCGCAAGCGCGTGGACGATACTGCCCAGTGGCTATGCGAAAACGGCATTCGTGCCTTGCCCTACCACGCAGGCATGAGCCATGCCGAGCGCGAGGCCAACCAGCGTGCCTTCCTGCGCGACGACGGGCTGGTGATGGTGGCCACCATAGCATTTGGCATGGGTATCGATAAGCCGGATGTGCGTTTTGTCGCCCACATTGATCTACCCAAAAGCCCGGAAAACTTTTATCAGGAATCCGGCCGTGCCGGCCGTGATGGCCTGCCGTCTACCAGCTGGCTCTGTTATGGCCTGAACGACATGGTGCAGCTGACCCAGATGATCGAATCCGGAGAGAGCCCGGAGCAGCAAAAGCAGGTAGAGCTCAACAAGCTCGACGCCATGCTGGGCTACTGCGAAACCGCCAGCTGTCGCCGCCAGCAGATTCTGGCTTACTTTGGCGAAGCCTCCCAGCCTTGTGGCCAGTGCGACAACTGTCAGCGCCCGCCCACCACCTTCGATGCCACCGTGCAGGTGCAAAAGTTGTTGTCTTGCATCTACCGTGTTGGCCAACGCTTTGCCGCCAGCCACGTGATCGACGTGTTGCTGGGGCGGCCCAATGCCAGCGTTACCCACTTTGGCCACGACAAGCTTTCTACCTTTGGTATCGGCCGCGAGCTGAACCAGAAAGGTTGGCGTTCCATCATCCGCCAGCTGGTTGCGCGCAAGCTGCTAGTGGTCGATATCGTGCGCGGCCAGTCGCTACTGCTGACCGAAGCCTGCCGCCCGCTGCTCAAAGGTCAGGAGAGCATTGCCCTGCGCCCGCTTGCCGATGACAAAAAGCGCCAGAGCGTGCACGCCGAACGCTGGCTGCGCACCGAGCGCGAAGAGCGGCTGTGGCAAGCACTGCGCCGTTGGCGCAAAACCATGGCTGACGAACATAATGTGCCAGCCTATGCCGTGTTTTCCGATAAAAGTCTGCAAGAGCTGGTACTGCAAAAGCCGCAAAGCCTGGTGGCACTGCGCAAGATTTATGGTCTTGGCGAGTTGAAAGTGGCACGTTATGGCCAGCCATTGCTGGAAATCCTGCAAGGCGCCCTGGCGGATTGA
- a CDS encoding response regulator: MGKRLLLVDDEPFNLELMTELLQDAGYDTVQAEDGEAAWQILQQEGETFSAVLLDKMMPGISGFDLLRRMKSSSKLAFVPAIMQTAVGAAASVQEGLSSGAFYYLTKPFSRDMLLAVVAAAAVHWDRHQHFKELANQQAGALRHMNSASFSFHNLQEAQHVTSLLAKASPHPEKVATGLFELIVNAIEHGNLEVSYQEKTRLQSLEQWESELEKRLADPRMGQRRVYVDMARDGQALRFTIRDEGQGFDWQNFQDSAPDTLLSSHGRGILIARKLSFDQLDYLGNGNTVVATTYLAAQ; encoded by the coding sequence ATGGGCAAGCGCCTGCTATTGGTAGACGATGAGCCATTCAATCTGGAGCTGATGACCGAGCTACTGCAAGACGCCGGCTACGACACGGTACAAGCCGAAGACGGTGAAGCCGCCTGGCAGATATTGCAGCAAGAAGGCGAAACGTTCTCGGCCGTGCTACTGGACAAAATGATGCCCGGCATTAGCGGCTTCGACCTGCTGCGGCGCATGAAATCCTCCAGCAAGCTGGCCTTTGTGCCCGCCATCATGCAAACCGCGGTGGGTGCCGCCGCCAGCGTGCAGGAAGGCCTGTCATCCGGTGCGTTTTACTACCTGACCAAACCGTTCTCGCGCGACATGCTGCTGGCCGTGGTGGCCGCCGCCGCCGTGCACTGGGACCGCCACCAGCACTTCAAGGAGCTGGCCAACCAGCAAGCTGGTGCACTACGGCATATGAATAGCGCCAGTTTCAGCTTTCATAACCTGCAAGAAGCGCAGCACGTTACCTCGCTGCTGGCCAAAGCCAGCCCGCATCCGGAAAAAGTCGCCACCGGGCTGTTCGAGCTTATTGTTAACGCGATCGAACACGGCAATCTGGAAGTCAGCTATCAGGAAAAAACCCGGCTACAAAGCCTGGAGCAATGGGAAAGCGAGCTGGAAAAGCGCCTGGCCGACCCGCGTATGGGGCAGCGGCGCGTCTATGTGGATATGGCGCGCGATGGCCAGGCCCTGCGCTTTACCATCCGCGACGAAGGCCAGGGTTTTGACTGGCAGAACTTCCAGGACAGCGCGCCGGATACGCTGCTCTCCAGCCACGGCCGCGGCATTCTGATTGCCCGCAAGCTATCGTTCGACCAGCTGGACTACCTGGGCAATGGCAATACCGTGGTAGCCACCACCTACCTGGCGGCCCAGTAA
- a CDS encoding ATP-binding protein: MKPDQTTRLTWLGSILLALGIWLLAMVLQEHENQNTYRKQQLAQATLQLEHLTQRIQQLSQAGQTATELLVSTNNRSAHGSFEHYAPYVLGSSDAFDFVALIDRISPVQRQAMEEQQSLSIREFQGGQLGNASTRAMYFVTTLQHPEDGKALPSRLDLGAEPAVYSTLVQASASGQPVIARIRAGNLQRMAIFFSPKAKSQAIMVMFGLNSDALLARLNKDTPPALQLRLRLLLNSNPGVVMVDSHPGKPVSALPLLSATRIIGGQRLNFEFSPLNDSNEPEYQHLPLSLGMLLALGILIMGGHYYNRNSLREIQRQNSALSLLQESNQALRQQYSQQQQHIKPLHDSEERHRSVLHGAADGMLLLSEQGEVLDVNPAAAALIGQPRESLLQLPAGALISELHCRNGLRFEQHAAPLLGMPFEAMLICDQSFMLQVELSLSLIRPQQSAPLYLVVCRNIAARKEREAALIRLKDSLAEQVETQNRQLTALLDASPMAMAYIVDRQFKQVNKAFLELFAREESTTVDHSTRLIYDSDEHFLRTGRLIYPMLHEGQVTQNTLRLQRGDGSSLWVNMYGRAVKPDTPGLGSVWLYQDISTQRNTEEALRQARDLAEETSRAKTEFLANMSHELRTPLHAILGFAEMGEARSHGGDGNKIAHCFERIHNSGSRLLSLLNDLLDLAKMEVGKMDYQFSRSDLEQVVREAVEDLRGQAGKCHVTLVQLPAPARLMADMDPFRIGQVVRNLLANAIKFSPSGSRVEIGFNLTPGQPALLHVSVRDHGPGVPQGEQERIFDKFIQSSLTKTGAGGTGLGLAISREIINAHQGVISVRDAVDGGAIFSFTLPQTHHVLHKES, translated from the coding sequence ATGAAACCCGACCAGACCACCCGGCTCACCTGGCTAGGCAGCATTTTGCTGGCGCTAGGTATCTGGCTACTGGCCATGGTGCTGCAAGAACACGAGAACCAGAATACTTACCGCAAACAGCAACTGGCGCAGGCTACCCTGCAGCTGGAGCACCTGACGCAACGGATACAGCAACTCAGCCAGGCAGGGCAAACCGCTACCGAGCTGCTTGTCAGCACAAATAACCGTAGTGCGCATGGCAGTTTTGAGCACTACGCGCCGTATGTCCTGGGCTCCAGCGATGCATTTGACTTTGTCGCGCTGATCGATCGCATCTCCCCAGTGCAGCGCCAGGCTATGGAAGAACAGCAAAGCCTGAGCATCAGAGAGTTTCAGGGGGGCCAGCTCGGCAATGCCAGTACGCGGGCCATGTACTTTGTCACCACCTTGCAGCACCCGGAAGACGGCAAGGCACTGCCTTCCCGCCTGGATCTAGGTGCAGAACCAGCCGTCTACAGTACGCTGGTACAAGCCAGTGCCAGCGGGCAGCCCGTGATCGCGCGCATTCGTGCAGGCAACCTGCAACGCATGGCCATTTTCTTCAGCCCCAAAGCCAAATCGCAAGCGATCATGGTGATGTTTGGCCTGAACAGCGATGCACTGCTGGCCAGACTAAACAAAGACACACCGCCAGCCCTGCAGCTAAGGCTGCGTCTGCTGCTAAACAGCAACCCTGGCGTCGTGATGGTGGACAGCCACCCCGGGAAACCCGTGTCGGCGCTGCCCTTACTCAGCGCCACGCGCATTATCGGCGGCCAACGCCTGAACTTCGAGTTCAGCCCGCTCAACGATAGCAACGAGCCCGAATACCAGCATTTGCCACTGTCCTTAGGCATGCTGCTGGCGCTGGGTATCTTGATCATGGGTGGGCACTACTATAACCGGAACAGCCTGCGCGAAATCCAGCGCCAGAACAGCGCGCTATCACTACTGCAAGAAAGCAACCAGGCGCTGCGCCAGCAATATAGCCAGCAACAACAGCATATAAAGCCACTGCATGACAGTGAGGAACGTCACCGCAGCGTATTGCACGGGGCCGCTGACGGCATGTTGCTGCTATCCGAACAAGGCGAGGTACTGGACGTCAACCCAGCTGCCGCCGCGCTGATTGGCCAGCCACGCGAGAGCCTGCTACAGCTCCCGGCGGGTGCGCTGATCAGCGAACTGCACTGCCGCAATGGCCTGCGCTTTGAACAGCACGCCGCCCCGCTACTGGGCATGCCATTCGAAGCCATGCTGATTTGCGACCAGTCTTTCATGCTGCAAGTCGAGCTTAGCCTGAGCCTGATACGCCCGCAGCAATCGGCCCCGCTCTATCTGGTGGTCTGCCGCAACATTGCCGCCCGTAAAGAACGCGAGGCGGCACTGATACGCCTGAAAGATTCGCTGGCAGAGCAAGTGGAGACACAAAACCGGCAGCTTACCGCCTTGCTGGATGCCAGCCCCATGGCCATGGCCTATATCGTGGATCGCCAGTTCAAACAAGTAAACAAGGCCTTCCTGGAGCTGTTTGCCCGCGAAGAAAGCACCACGGTAGACCATTCCACCCGCCTGATTTACGACAGTGACGAGCACTTTCTGCGTACCGGCAGGCTGATTTACCCCATGCTGCACGAGGGCCAGGTAACGCAAAACACCCTGCGCCTGCAGCGCGGCGACGGCAGCTCGCTATGGGTAAACATGTACGGCCGGGCGGTCAAACCGGACACCCCGGGCCTGGGCTCGGTCTGGCTCTACCAGGACATTTCCACCCAGCGCAATACCGAAGAAGCGCTGCGCCAGGCCCGCGACCTGGCCGAAGAAACCAGCCGCGCCAAAACCGAGTTTCTGGCCAATATGTCGCACGAGCTGCGCACACCACTGCACGCTATCCTGGGGTTTGCCGAGATGGGCGAGGCACGCAGCCACGGCGGCGACGGCAACAAAATCGCCCACTGTTTCGAGCGCATACACAATAGCGGCAGCCGGCTGCTTTCCCTGCTGAACGACCTGCTCGACCTGGCCAAAATGGAAGTCGGCAAGATGGACTACCAGTTTTCGCGCAGCGACCTGGAACAAGTGGTGCGCGAAGCAGTAGAAGATCTGCGCGGCCAGGCCGGCAAATGCCACGTTACGCTGGTACAGCTGCCCGCACCGGCCCGGCTAATGGCCGACATGGACCCGTTCCGCATTGGCCAGGTCGTGCGTAACCTGCTGGCCAACGCCATCAAGTTCAGCCCCAGCGGAAGCCGGGTAGAAATCGGCTTTAACCTGACGCCCGGCCAACCTGCCCTGCTCCATGTCAGCGTACGCGACCATGGCCCGGGTGTACCCCAGGGCGAACAAGAGCGTATTTTCGACAAGTTCATTCAAAGTAGCCTGACCAAAACCGGTGCTGGCGGAACAGGTTTGGGCCTGGCCATCAGCCGCGAAATCATCAACGCCCACCAGGGCGTGATATCCGTTCGCGATGCCGTCGACGGTGGCGCCATTTTCAGTTTCACACTGCCGCAAACACACCACGTGTTGCACAAGGAGAGCTAA
- a CDS encoding surface-adhesin E family protein encodes MKPYLIPAVLLASLLAGCASAPRTTPPLTTKPGTPGISTRPVQAGKPVATPNAEWVIMGVTPNGNILHEVDKLSLERKGTLVQFRDRKTIFNPKKENFLNTPRHKQSINYWEVDCAAATFRLTRMILLDDNGREIINRTYNDSEIRAMPVVRQSAGFQQVDYVCKQQA; translated from the coding sequence ATGAAGCCATACCTGATTCCCGCCGTATTGCTTGCCAGCCTACTGGCAGGCTGTGCCAGCGCACCACGCACTACGCCGCCCCTGACTACCAAACCCGGTACACCCGGCATCAGCACCCGGCCGGTACAAGCCGGAAAACCTGTCGCTACCCCAAACGCAGAGTGGGTCATCATGGGTGTGACACCCAACGGGAATATCCTGCACGAGGTAGACAAGCTGAGCCTGGAACGCAAAGGGACGCTGGTGCAGTTTCGCGATCGCAAGACCATCTTCAACCCGAAAAAAGAAAACTTCCTGAACACCCCGCGCCATAAACAATCCATCAATTACTGGGAAGTGGACTGCGCGGCTGCCACATTCCGCCTGACCCGCATGATTCTGCTGGATGATAATGGCCGGGAAATCATTAACCGCACCTATAATGACAGCGAAATTCGCGCCATGCCGGTAGTGCGCCAGTCGGCTGGCTTCCAGCAAGTGGACTATGTGTGCAAACAGCAAGCGTAA
- a CDS encoding ParA family protein, with protein MRRVVFNQKGGVGKSTITVNLAAAAAQAGKRVLLIDLDPQGNASHYLTGRHTPPANNAAGFFNQMLTISMFEKAPAEFIVPTAHTGLDLLASHPELSELMVKLEARYKMFKLREVLLQLDTSYDEIWIDTPPALNFYTRSALIAAQRCLIPFDCDTFSRHALLGLLDSAAEIRADHNPELQIEGIIVNQYQPRASLPARMVQALRDEGHPVLSPPLSASVKIRESHERSLPMVYLDPKHKLAQEFTQLYQNLATG; from the coding sequence ATGCGTCGTGTGGTATTCAATCAGAAAGGCGGGGTGGGCAAATCCACCATTACCGTAAACCTGGCTGCCGCAGCCGCCCAGGCTGGCAAGCGCGTTTTACTCATTGATCTGGACCCGCAGGGTAACGCCAGCCACTACCTGACCGGCCGCCATACGCCGCCTGCCAACAATGCAGCAGGCTTTTTCAACCAGATGCTGACCATCAGCATGTTTGAAAAAGCCCCGGCAGAATTTATCGTGCCCACAGCGCATACGGGTCTGGATCTGCTGGCATCCCACCCGGAGCTGAGCGAGCTGATGGTAAAGCTGGAAGCGCGCTACAAGATGTTCAAACTGCGCGAAGTACTACTGCAACTGGACACCAGCTACGACGAAATCTGGATAGACACGCCCCCCGCGCTGAATTTTTATACCCGCTCGGCGCTGATTGCCGCACAACGCTGCCTGATTCCTTTTGACTGCGATACCTTCTCGCGCCACGCCCTGCTCGGCTTGCTGGATAGCGCGGCCGAGATCCGCGCCGACCACAACCCGGAACTGCAGATAGAAGGCATCATCGTGAACCAGTACCAGCCACGCGCCAGCCTGCCTGCGCGCATGGTGCAAGCCTTGCGTGACGAAGGCCACCCGGTACTATCGCCACCGCTATCCGCATCGGTAAAAATCCGCGAATCACACGAGCGCAGCCTGCCCATGGTCTACCTGGACCCCAAGCACAAGCTGGCACAGGAGTTCACCCAGCTGTATCAGAACCTGGCAACAGGCTGA
- a CDS encoding putative quinol monooxygenase — protein sequence MPTPIKLAILIDTLPGRGEEQVQAFASLAPRIRAEKGCLAYQLHRVPGQDDRFVLTESWASAADLAAHDASEHMQDAAPWLASFRAGPVTVLPLEEVHPAPLPAARKSDNNLPPFLASSILIGTALATLAQHYWPLGSSMLASIGSMLLMQRLLQACQQRGWLPGKR from the coding sequence ATGCCTACGCCCATCAAACTTGCCATCCTGATCGACACCCTGCCCGGCCGTGGCGAAGAGCAAGTGCAGGCCTTTGCCTCACTGGCACCGCGCATACGCGCCGAAAAAGGCTGCCTCGCCTACCAGCTGCACCGCGTGCCTGGGCAGGACGACCGCTTCGTGCTGACCGAAAGCTGGGCCAGCGCCGCCGACCTGGCCGCCCACGACGCTAGCGAGCACATGCAGGACGCGGCACCGTGGCTGGCCAGCTTTCGTGCCGGCCCGGTTACCGTGCTGCCGCTAGAAGAGGTACATCCTGCCCCGCTCCCTGCCGCGCGCAAAAGCGACAACAATTTGCCGCCCTTCCTGGCTAGCAGCATCCTGATCGGTACTGCATTGGCAACGCTGGCGCAACATTACTGGCCGCTCGGCAGCAGCATGCTGGCCAGTATTGGCAGCATGCTGCTAATGCAACGCTTACTGCAGGCCTGCCAGCAGCGCGGCTGGCTGCCCGGCAAACGCTGA